The Chroicocephalus ridibundus chromosome 2, bChrRid1.1, whole genome shotgun sequence genome includes a region encoding these proteins:
- the FKBP14 gene encoding peptidyl-prolyl cis-trans isomerase FKBP14, protein MAAALRAALLVAALGCAAAALIPAADVKVEVLQKPFLCHRRTKWGDMMLVHYEGYLERDGTMFHSTHKHNNGQPMWFTLGIREAIKGWDKGLKDMCVGEKRKLTIPPALAYGKEGKGKIPPESTLIFNIDLLEIRNGPRSHESFQEMDLNDDWKLSKQEVKIYLKKEFEKHGAVVNETQHDALVEDIFDKEDEDNDGFISAREFTYKHDEL, encoded by the exons atggcggcggcgctgcgggccGCCCTGCTGGTCGCGGCGCTGGGCTGCGCGGCCGCGGCGCTGATCCCTGCGGCTGACGTGAAGGTGGAGGTGCTGCAGAAGCCGTTCCTCTGCCACAGGAGGACCAAGTGGGGGGATATGATGCTGGTTCACTACGAGGGGTACTTGGAGAGGGACGGCACCATGTTTCACTCCAC TCACAAGCATAACAATGGTCAACCTATGTGGTTTACACTTGGCATAAGGGAAGCTATCAAAGGCTGGGACAAAGGTTTGAAGGACATGTGTGTGGGAGAGAAGCGGAAGCTAACTATTCCACCAGCCCTTGCTtatggaaaagaagggaaag GAAAAATTCCACCTGAGAGCACACTGATTTTCAACATTGACCTTCTAGAAATTAGGAATGGACCAAGGTCTCATGAATCATTCCAAGAGATGGATCTTAATGATGACTGGAAATTGTCCAAGCAGGAG GTGAAAATCTACTTGAAGAAAGAGTTTGAAAAGCATGGAGCCGTGGTAAATGAAACCCAGCATGATGCTTTGGTTGAAGACATATTTGATAAAGAAGATGAAGACAATGATGGGTTTATATCTGCAAGGGAATTTACGTACAAGCATGATGAGCTGTAG
- the PLEKHA8 gene encoding pleckstrin homology domain-containing family A member 8 isoform X1 has protein sequence MEGVLYKWTNYLSGWQPRWFLLCGGILSYYDSQEDAWKGCKGSIQMAVCEIQVHPADNTRMDLIIPGEQYFYLKARNAVERQKWLVALGTAKACLTDSRTQKEKEFTENTEALKTKMSELRLYCNLLVQQVHKTKEASISGVSEPESGIDMGALLKSTCDTFLKTLEECMQIANTAFTSELLHQTPPGSPHLAVLRTNKIKHSVLSSHTSTERQMELNPCENGSVKAEINHQEQTLIKSLECLNLGTNEGSRDVSVEDHIAEDLAGIEEDGENKLQAVESFGAHKLLQSEMNSLSGLTLCEEDRNENDSPTFFSVMSNRFSDIELREEEGIPTEEFLESCYAIVPVLDKLGPTVFAPVKMDFVGNIKKINQKFITNKEEFDTLQKIVLHEVNAGVAQVRNSATEALLWLKRGLKFLKGFLTEVKNGEKNIQTALNNAYGKTLRQHHGWVVRGVFALALRAAPTYEDFVAALSVEECDPQEETFYKGMQRDLNIYLPAMEKQLNILDTLYEVHGLESDEVV, from the exons ATGGAGGGGGTGCTGTACAAGTGGACCAACTACCTGAGTG gctggCAGCCTCGATGGTTTCTTCTCTGTGGTGGCATCCTGTCCTACTATGACTCTcaggaagatgcctggaagggtTGTAAGGGAAGCATCCAAATGGCCGTGTGTGAAATTCAAG TTCATCCTGCAGATAACACACGAATGGACCTGATCATCCCAGGGGAACAATACTTCTATCTGAAAGCAAGAAATGCAGTTGAAAGGCAAAAGTGGCTGGTTGCGCTGGGAACTGCCAAAGCCTGTCTGACTGACAGCaggacacagaaggaaaaag agttcactgaaaacacagaagcctTGAAGACTAAAATGTCTGAACTTAGACTGTACTGTAACCTCCTTGTTCAACAAGTGCATAAAACGAAGGAAGCCAGCATTTCTGGGGTATCAGAACCAGAG AGTGGGATTGATATGGGAGCTCTGTTAAAATCAACCTGTGACACCTTCCTGAAGACTCTTGAAGAATGTATGCAGATTGCAAATACTGCCTTCACTTCTGAGTTGTTGCATCAGACCCCACCTGGATCCCCACATTTAGCAGTTCTCAGAACAAACAAG ATAAAGCACTCTGTCTTGTCCAGTCACACCTCAACGGAAAG gCAGATGGAATTGAACCCCTGTGAAAATGgctctgtaaaagcagaaattaacCATCAAGAGCAAACCCTTATTAAAAGTCTGGAATGCTTAAACCTGGGAACAAATGAGGGGAGCAGGGATGTTTCTGTTGAAGATCACATAGCAGAGGATTTGGCAG GCATTGAAGAAGATGGAGAGAACAAGCTGCAAGCTGTAGAAAGCTTTGGTGCCCACAAGTTGCTGCAGTCGGAAATGAATTCTTTAAGTGGATTGACCCTGTGTgaggaagacagaaatgaaaacgATTCTCCTACCTTCTTCAGTGTCATGAGCAATAG GTTCAGTGATATTGAACTTCGGGAGGAGGAGGGCATACCAACAGAAGAGTTTTTGGAGTCGTGTTATGCAATTGTGCCCGTTCTGG acaagCTGGGACCAACTGTTTTTGCTCCTGTTAAAATGGATTTTGTGGGTAACATCAAG aaaataaaccagaaatttaTAACCAACAAAGAAGAGTTTGATACCCTTCAGAAGATTGTGCTCCACGAAGTGAATGCCGGCGTAGCACAAGTTAGAAACTCTGCTACAGAGGCTCTCCTGTGGCTGAAAAG AGGCTTGAAGTTCTTGAAAGGGTTTTTGACGGAAGtgaagaatggggaaaagaatATCCAAACAGCTCTGA ACAATGCTTATGGAAAGACGTTACGGCAGCACCATGGTTGGGTTGTCCGTGGGGTCTTTGCG TTAGCTTTAAGGGCAGCTCCAACATACGAAGACTTTGTGGCAGCTCTGTCTGTAGAGGAGTGTGATCCTCAGGAAGAAACATTTTACAAAGGAATGCAGAGGGACCTCAACATTTACTTACCAGCCATGGAAAAGCAGCTAAATATCTTGGACACTCTCTATGAAGTACATGGTTTGGAGTCAGATGAGGTGGTATGA
- the PLEKHA8 gene encoding pleckstrin homology domain-containing family A member 8 isoform X3: MEGVLYKWTNYLSGWQPRWFLLCGGILSYYDSQEDAWKGCKGSIQMAVCEIQVHPADNTRMDLIIPGEQYFYLKARNAVERQKWLVALGTAKACLTDSRTQKEKEFTENTEALKTKMSELRLYCNLLVQQVHKTKEASISGVSEPESGIDMGALLKSTCDTFLKTLEECMQIANTAFTSELLHQTPPGSPHLAVLRTNKIKHSVLSSHTSTERQMELNPCENGSVKAEINHQEQTLIKSLECLNLGTNEGSRDVSVEDHIAEDLAGIEEDGENKLQAVESFGAHKLLQSEMNSLSGLTLCEEDRNENDSPTFFSVMSNRFSDIELREEEGIPTEEFLESCYAIVPVLDKLGPTVFAPVKMDFVGNIKKINQKFITNKEEFDTLQKIVLHEVNAGVAQVRNSATEALLWLKRGLKFLKGFLTEVKNGEKNIQTALNNAYGKTLRQHHGWVVRGVFAL, from the exons ATGGAGGGGGTGCTGTACAAGTGGACCAACTACCTGAGTG gctggCAGCCTCGATGGTTTCTTCTCTGTGGTGGCATCCTGTCCTACTATGACTCTcaggaagatgcctggaagggtTGTAAGGGAAGCATCCAAATGGCCGTGTGTGAAATTCAAG TTCATCCTGCAGATAACACACGAATGGACCTGATCATCCCAGGGGAACAATACTTCTATCTGAAAGCAAGAAATGCAGTTGAAAGGCAAAAGTGGCTGGTTGCGCTGGGAACTGCCAAAGCCTGTCTGACTGACAGCaggacacagaaggaaaaag agttcactgaaaacacagaagcctTGAAGACTAAAATGTCTGAACTTAGACTGTACTGTAACCTCCTTGTTCAACAAGTGCATAAAACGAAGGAAGCCAGCATTTCTGGGGTATCAGAACCAGAG AGTGGGATTGATATGGGAGCTCTGTTAAAATCAACCTGTGACACCTTCCTGAAGACTCTTGAAGAATGTATGCAGATTGCAAATACTGCCTTCACTTCTGAGTTGTTGCATCAGACCCCACCTGGATCCCCACATTTAGCAGTTCTCAGAACAAACAAG ATAAAGCACTCTGTCTTGTCCAGTCACACCTCAACGGAAAG gCAGATGGAATTGAACCCCTGTGAAAATGgctctgtaaaagcagaaattaacCATCAAGAGCAAACCCTTATTAAAAGTCTGGAATGCTTAAACCTGGGAACAAATGAGGGGAGCAGGGATGTTTCTGTTGAAGATCACATAGCAGAGGATTTGGCAG GCATTGAAGAAGATGGAGAGAACAAGCTGCAAGCTGTAGAAAGCTTTGGTGCCCACAAGTTGCTGCAGTCGGAAATGAATTCTTTAAGTGGATTGACCCTGTGTgaggaagacagaaatgaaaacgATTCTCCTACCTTCTTCAGTGTCATGAGCAATAG GTTCAGTGATATTGAACTTCGGGAGGAGGAGGGCATACCAACAGAAGAGTTTTTGGAGTCGTGTTATGCAATTGTGCCCGTTCTGG acaagCTGGGACCAACTGTTTTTGCTCCTGTTAAAATGGATTTTGTGGGTAACATCAAG aaaataaaccagaaatttaTAACCAACAAAGAAGAGTTTGATACCCTTCAGAAGATTGTGCTCCACGAAGTGAATGCCGGCGTAGCACAAGTTAGAAACTCTGCTACAGAGGCTCTCCTGTGGCTGAAAAG AGGCTTGAAGTTCTTGAAAGGGTTTTTGACGGAAGtgaagaatggggaaaagaatATCCAAACAGCTCTGA ACAATGCTTATGGAAAGACGTTACGGCAGCACCATGGTTGGGTTGTCCGTGGGGTCTTTGCG CTTTAA
- the PLEKHA8 gene encoding pleckstrin homology domain-containing family A member 8 isoform X2 — MAVCEIQVHPADNTRMDLIIPGEQYFYLKARNAVERQKWLVALGTAKACLTDSRTQKEKEFTENTEALKTKMSELRLYCNLLVQQVHKTKEASISGVSEPESGIDMGALLKSTCDTFLKTLEECMQIANTAFTSELLHQTPPGSPHLAVLRTNKIKHSVLSSHTSTERQMELNPCENGSVKAEINHQEQTLIKSLECLNLGTNEGSRDVSVEDHIAEDLAGIEEDGENKLQAVESFGAHKLLQSEMNSLSGLTLCEEDRNENDSPTFFSVMSNRFSDIELREEEGIPTEEFLESCYAIVPVLDKLGPTVFAPVKMDFVGNIKKINQKFITNKEEFDTLQKIVLHEVNAGVAQVRNSATEALLWLKRGLKFLKGFLTEVKNGEKNIQTALNNAYGKTLRQHHGWVVRGVFALALRAAPTYEDFVAALSVEECDPQEETFYKGMQRDLNIYLPAMEKQLNILDTLYEVHGLESDEVV; from the exons ATGGCCGTGTGTGAAATTCAAG TTCATCCTGCAGATAACACACGAATGGACCTGATCATCCCAGGGGAACAATACTTCTATCTGAAAGCAAGAAATGCAGTTGAAAGGCAAAAGTGGCTGGTTGCGCTGGGAACTGCCAAAGCCTGTCTGACTGACAGCaggacacagaaggaaaaag agttcactgaaaacacagaagcctTGAAGACTAAAATGTCTGAACTTAGACTGTACTGTAACCTCCTTGTTCAACAAGTGCATAAAACGAAGGAAGCCAGCATTTCTGGGGTATCAGAACCAGAG AGTGGGATTGATATGGGAGCTCTGTTAAAATCAACCTGTGACACCTTCCTGAAGACTCTTGAAGAATGTATGCAGATTGCAAATACTGCCTTCACTTCTGAGTTGTTGCATCAGACCCCACCTGGATCCCCACATTTAGCAGTTCTCAGAACAAACAAG ATAAAGCACTCTGTCTTGTCCAGTCACACCTCAACGGAAAG gCAGATGGAATTGAACCCCTGTGAAAATGgctctgtaaaagcagaaattaacCATCAAGAGCAAACCCTTATTAAAAGTCTGGAATGCTTAAACCTGGGAACAAATGAGGGGAGCAGGGATGTTTCTGTTGAAGATCACATAGCAGAGGATTTGGCAG GCATTGAAGAAGATGGAGAGAACAAGCTGCAAGCTGTAGAAAGCTTTGGTGCCCACAAGTTGCTGCAGTCGGAAATGAATTCTTTAAGTGGATTGACCCTGTGTgaggaagacagaaatgaaaacgATTCTCCTACCTTCTTCAGTGTCATGAGCAATAG GTTCAGTGATATTGAACTTCGGGAGGAGGAGGGCATACCAACAGAAGAGTTTTTGGAGTCGTGTTATGCAATTGTGCCCGTTCTGG acaagCTGGGACCAACTGTTTTTGCTCCTGTTAAAATGGATTTTGTGGGTAACATCAAG aaaataaaccagaaatttaTAACCAACAAAGAAGAGTTTGATACCCTTCAGAAGATTGTGCTCCACGAAGTGAATGCCGGCGTAGCACAAGTTAGAAACTCTGCTACAGAGGCTCTCCTGTGGCTGAAAAG AGGCTTGAAGTTCTTGAAAGGGTTTTTGACGGAAGtgaagaatggggaaaagaatATCCAAACAGCTCTGA ACAATGCTTATGGAAAGACGTTACGGCAGCACCATGGTTGGGTTGTCCGTGGGGTCTTTGCG TTAGCTTTAAGGGCAGCTCCAACATACGAAGACTTTGTGGCAGCTCTGTCTGTAGAGGAGTGTGATCCTCAGGAAGAAACATTTTACAAAGGAATGCAGAGGGACCTCAACATTTACTTACCAGCCATGGAAAAGCAGCTAAATATCTTGGACACTCTCTATGAAGTACATGGTTTGGAGTCAGATGAGGTGGTATGA